GCCAGCAGTTCCTCGACGTGGAACGGCTTGACCAGGTAGTCGTCGGCGCCGTATTTCAGCCCCTCGACCTTGTCCTGCCAGCTGCCGCGCGCGGTGAGGATCAGGATCGGGTAGCGCTGGCCGTGTTCACGCAGCGCCTTGACCAGCTCCATGCCGGACATCTTGGGCAGGCCCAGGTCAATGATCGCCAGGTCGAACGGCACCTCGCGACCGAGGTAGATGCCCTCCTCGCCATCCTGCGCCGCGTCGACGGCGAAGCCGTCGCGTTTCAGGCGCGCCGCAAGCGTCTCGCGCAACGGCGCCTCGTCCTCCACCAACAGGATGCGCATCAGCGTTTCTCCTTGCGGCCCGCGCTCTTGGCGGGCGGGTTCTTGGTTGACTGGGCGGATGACGGATTCTTGCCCGATTCGGAGGAGACCACCATCACCCTGACGTGGCCGTCGGCGGTGAGCACCTTGATGCGGTACTCCTGCCGGCGCCCGACCCCCCGCTGCTCGGCCGACAATATCTTGCCGCCGGTCTCCTGCTGCACCTGGAGCACCGCCTGGTCCAGCGTCACCGTCGACTCGGCCGACTGCGCCACGGCCAGCCCGGCAG
This genomic stretch from Rhodanobacter thiooxydans harbors:
- a CDS encoding PepSY domain-containing protein, coding for MTTHKNFIPALLISLLAGAAGLAVAQSAESTVTLDQAVLQVQQETGGKILSAEQRGVGRRQEYRIKVLTADGHVRVMVVSSESGKNPSSAQSTKNPPAKSAGRKEKR